Proteins encoded by one window of Xanthomonas sp. DAR 80977:
- a CDS encoding VWA domain-containing protein produces the protein MSYTAEISRTSPTAFLFLVDQSGSMQDTMGNGKSKAQFVADVLNRTLATLITRCTKSEGTRDYFEVGVLGYMGSSAENGLTGGLSSAVLHPISQIEANPLRVENRTKRVDDGAGGLVDQSIKFPVWFEAHASGGTPMCTAITAAAEQLVAWCDAHPDSYPPTVLHVTDGESTDGDPEALAKQLQQISTNDGNVLLFNLHVSTSGSDPVKFPTSDAGLGDAYAKLLFRMSSALPPHLQKVAEEKGIKATMESRGFVFNGEITEIVDFFDIGTRAAQLR, from the coding sequence ATGAGTTACACCGCCGAGATCAGCAGAACAAGCCCGACCGCCTTTCTCTTCCTCGTCGATCAGTCCGGCTCGATGCAGGACACGATGGGAAATGGAAAGTCAAAGGCCCAATTCGTGGCAGACGTGCTCAATCGGACCCTCGCCACCCTGATCACGCGATGCACCAAGTCCGAGGGCACCCGTGACTATTTTGAAGTCGGCGTGCTGGGTTACATGGGCAGCTCCGCAGAGAATGGGTTGACCGGCGGCCTCTCTTCAGCTGTGCTCCATCCCATCTCTCAGATCGAAGCCAACCCACTTCGCGTGGAAAATCGGACCAAGCGGGTGGACGATGGTGCTGGTGGCTTAGTCGACCAATCCATCAAGTTCCCGGTTTGGTTTGAAGCCCATGCGTCGGGCGGCACCCCCATGTGCACGGCCATCACGGCCGCGGCGGAGCAACTGGTGGCTTGGTGCGATGCGCACCCTGACAGCTATCCTCCGACCGTCTTGCATGTCACCGACGGCGAGTCGACAGATGGCGATCCGGAAGCGCTGGCAAAACAGCTTCAGCAGATCAGCACGAACGACGGCAACGTGCTGCTGTTCAATCTTCACGTCAGCACCAGCGGCAGCGATCCGGTCAAGTTCCCGACCTCTGATGCGGGTTTGGGTGACGCCTATGCCAAGCTGTTGTTTCGTATGTCTAGCGCCTTACCGCCACACTTGCAGAAGGTCGCGGAGGAGAAGGGCATCAAGGCCACGATGGAGTCCCGGGGGTTTGTGTTCAACGGTGAGATTACCGAGATCGTGGACTTCTTCGACATTGGAACCCGGGCTGCGCAGCTGCGCTGA